DNA sequence from the Devosia lacusdianchii genome:
CGCCATTGATGGCGGCGGCGATCATCGGCTTGACGTTGAGGTCGGCGACATTGCCCTCGAACTCGATCTTGATGCCGCTGATTGCCGTCTCCGTAAGCTGGCCGGCGAACGAACCCAGGGCTTCGGCGAGCTTCACCCAGGGCGTCAGGATCGGCGCTTCCTCGGCCGAAATCGACGGGAAGTTGAGCGCATTGGTGATCTCGCCAACCATCAGATAGGCCGAAATCTGCTCGGCCACCTGCAGCGCCACATTTTCCTGCGCCTCGGTCGTCGCCGCGCCCAGATGGGGAGTGCAGATAACGTTGGGCAGTTCGAACAGCGGGTTGTTCTCGGCCGGCTCTTCGAGGAACACATCGAGCGCCGCGCCGGCAACATGGCCGGACTTAAGCGCGTCATAGAGCGCCGCTTCGTCGATCAGCCCGCCACGGGCACAGTTGATGATGCGCACCCCCTTCTTGGTCTTGGCCAGGGCCTCGGCATTGAGGATGTTGCGCGTCGCATCGATCAGCGGCGTGTGTAGCGTGATGAAATCGGCTCGAGCAAGCAGTTCGTCCAGCTCGACCTTTTCGACGCCCAGCGTCTGGGCACGTTCCGGCGTCAGGAACGGATCGAAAGCAATGACTTTCATGCGCAACCCGATGGCGCGGTCGGCAACGATCGAGCCGATATTGCCGGCGCCGATGAGGCCCAGGGTCTTGTTGGTGACTTCCACGCCCATGAAGCGGTTCTTTTCCCACTTGCTGGCGCGGGTCGAGGCATCGGCTTCCGGCAGCTGGCGGGCCAGCGCCATCATCATGGCAATGGCGTGCTCAGCCGTGGTGATCGAATTGCCGAAGGGCGTGTTCATCACAATGATGCCCTTCTTGGTCGCTGCCGGAATATCGACATTGTCGACACCGATGCCGGCGCGGCCGATCACTTTGAGATTGCTGGCGGCAGCAATGATTTTTTCGGTGATCTTGGAAGCCGAACGGATCGCCAGGCCATCATACTGGCCGATGACTTCGAGCAGCTTATCCTTGTCCTTGCCCAGATCGGGCAGGTAATCGACGTCCACGCCATTATCCTTGAAGATCTGGACGGCGGTAGGGCTCAGCTTGTCGGAAACGAGAACTTTGGGCATTGGGGTAATCCCTGATTATCGAGTGTGTTGAGGCCACCGCGCTCACATTCGGCGTCACCACCCGGCTTGTCCGGGTGGTCCATGGATTGCCGGGACAAGCCCGGCAATGACGGCGGCGGAGAGGCTCGTGGCAGACGTCTAGTGGCTAAGCAGCGGCCTTGTTTAGCGCGGCCAATTCTTCGGCAAAGGCAAAGTCCAGCCATGGCACCAGGGCTGCGAGGTCAGACGCCTCGACCGTGGAGCCGGCCCAGATGCGCAGGCCCGACGGGGCATCCTTGTAGGCGCCAATATCATAAGCCACGCCGGCCTTATCCAGTCGCGATACGATGGCCTTGGCGAACGCCGCCTGCTTGTCGGCATCGAGCGCGGCCACGGCCGGATCGACGATCGACAAACATACCGACGTGTTGGAGCGATTGGCCGGGTTCCTGGCCAGGAAATCGACCCAATCGGTCTTGGCGACCCAGTCGGACAACACCCCAAAATTGGCGTCGGCGCGCGCCTGTAGCCCCTTCAGTCCACCCTCGCGCAGGCCCCACTCCATCGCGTCTACTGCGTCTTCGATGCAGATCATCGACGGGGTGTTGATAGTGGCGGCCTCGAACACTTCCTCGAGCAGCTTGCCGCCTTTGGTCAGGCGGAAGATCTTGGGCAGCGGACGATCGGGCTTGAACGTTTCCAGCCGCTCAACAGCGCGCGGCGACAGGATCAGCACGCCATGCGCCGCCTCGCCACCCAGCGCCTTCTGCCAGGAGAAGGTCACCACATCGAGCTTGGCGAAATCGAGGTTCTGCGCAAACGCGGCCGAAGTCGCGTCGCAGATGGTCAGCCCCTTGCGGTCGGCGGCGATCCAGTCGCCATTCTCGACCCGGACACCCGAAGTCGTGCCATTCCAGGTGAAGACCACGTCGCGGTCGAAATCGACCTGGCCCAGATCGGGCAGCTCGCCATAACCAGCCTTGAGAATGCGCACATCATCAAGCTTGAGTTGCTTCTGGACGTCGGTGACCCAGCCCTCGCCGAAGCTTTCCCAGGCCAGCATATCGACGCCACGGGCACCCAGCATGCTCCACAGTGCCATTTCGACGGCCCCGGTATCGGAGGCCGGGACGATGCCGATGCGGTAGTCCGCGGGTACTTCGAGCAATTCGCGCGTCAGGTCGATGGCGCGCTGGATACGGGCCTTGCCCGGCTTGGAGCGGTGCGAGCGACCGACCAGCGCATTGGCCAGCGCTTCAACCGTCCAACCAGGACGCTTGGCACAGGGGCCCGACGAAAAATTCGGATTAGCCGGTTTCACCGCCGGCGCGGTCAGGGGCATTGCAGCCATCTTAAGCGACCCTCCCAGGTCTATGCGTCTCGCGTTAGGGCGAGATGTCCTGAGGCGGGAGATACGCCCGGGAGGGTAGCGCCGTCAATCCGTCTTTTGCATGGGGTGCGACGATGTCGGCGCAACGCGTGTCCATAGGCAACGAAGCCGACCTGGATGCGTTACCCACAGGCGCAATCCGCGCAGTTTGGAGAATGCCCGATATGGGAGCGTCCGTCCTCATAAGTATCCTGATCACCTT
Encoded proteins:
- the serA gene encoding phosphoglycerate dehydrogenase, with the protein product MPKVLVSDKLSPTAVQIFKDNGVDVDYLPDLGKDKDKLLEVIGQYDGLAIRSASKITEKIIAAASNLKVIGRAGIGVDNVDIPAATKKGIIVMNTPFGNSITTAEHAIAMMMALARQLPEADASTRASKWEKNRFMGVEVTNKTLGLIGAGNIGSIVADRAIGLRMKVIAFDPFLTPERAQTLGVEKVELDELLARADFITLHTPLIDATRNILNAEALAKTKKGVRIINCARGGLIDEAALYDALKSGHVAGAALDVFLEEPAENNPLFELPNVICTPHLGAATTEAQENVALQVAEQISAYLMVGEITNALNFPSISAEEAPILTPWVKLAEALGSFAGQLTETAISGIKIEFEGNVADLNVKPMIAAAINGVLKPSLGDINMVSAPQIAKDRGITVETTTRDRQGAYEGYIRLTVTTERQVRGVAGTIFANGKPRIIQVKDINMEAELTPSMLYVTNEDKPGHIGRLGTLLGKLGINIANFNLGRVEVGSDAIALVSIDGTLTEPQLAEIAALEGVKQAKALRF
- a CDS encoding phosphoserine transaminase, whose product is MPLTAPAVKPANPNFSSGPCAKRPGWTVEALANALVGRSHRSKPGKARIQRAIDLTRELLEVPADYRIGIVPASDTGAVEMALWSMLGARGVDMLAWESFGEGWVTDVQKQLKLDDVRILKAGYGELPDLGQVDFDRDVVFTWNGTTSGVRVENGDWIAADRKGLTICDATSAAFAQNLDFAKLDVVTFSWQKALGGEAAHGVLILSPRAVERLETFKPDRPLPKIFRLTKGGKLLEEVFEAATINTPSMICIEDAVDAMEWGLREGGLKGLQARADANFGVLSDWVAKTDWVDFLARNPANRSNTSVCLSIVDPAVAALDADKQAAFAKAIVSRLDKAGVAYDIGAYKDAPSGLRIWAGSTVEASDLAALVPWLDFAFAEELAALNKAAA